In a single window of the Bacteroidota bacterium genome:
- a CDS encoding DNA methyltransferase has protein sequence KLDIFHYTYGVLHNPAYRKKYELNLKREFPRLPFYKDFFKWVNWGKRLMDLHIKYETVESYDLKIIEEEKQKEKPKAKLRRNKETNEIILDENTSILNIPDIAFDYKLGNRSAIDWILDQYKEKKPRDKTIAEKFNTYKFADYKETVIDLIRRVTTVSVKTMKIVNQMEIEEPHDNKNLTK, from the coding sequence AAGTTGGATATTTTCCACTATACTTATGGCGTATTACACAACCCTGCATACCGCAAAAAATACGAACTAAATTTAAAACGAGAATTTCCTCGCCTACCGTTTTACAAAGATTTTTTCAAGTGGGTAAACTGGGGCAAACGGCTTATGGATTTGCACATAAAATACGAAACTGTTGAGTCATACGATTTAAAAATAATCGAAGAAGAAAAACAAAAAGAAAAGCCCAAAGCAAAATTAAGACGCAACAAAGAAACCAACGAAATAATATTAGACGAAAACACAAGCATTTTAAACATTCCGGATATTGCATTCGATTATAAGCTCGGCAATCGCAGCGCAATAGATTGGATTCTTGACCAATACAAAGAAAAAAAGCCAAGAGACAAAACCATTGCCGAAAAATTTAATACTTACAAATTTGCTGACTACAAAGAAACCGTAATTGATTTAATCAGGCGAGTTACAACAGTTTCTGTAAAGACAATGAAAATTGTAAACCAAATGGAAATAGAAGAACCTCACGATAATAAAAATTTAACAAAATGA